The stretch of DNA GATGGCTCTGTGATGGAGTTTGAGTTCCCAGAAGAGAGCGAGGGCATCATTGTGATCACAAGCCAGTACCCAGGCCAGGGCAATGGGACGGGACCCAGCCCCATGCTGAGGGTCACCTCCCTGGACCCAGAGGTGCTGACCATCAAGAATGTGAGTTCTATAGCCTTGGGCAGCGGCGGCAGCTTCGTGGTAAGCATCCGCTCGGGCCTGCCTGGGATAGCCCCACTCCACATCCAGCTCACGGACCCCCGTGAGGCCCCGCCCAGGCTGATCGAGGAACGGAGAGATTTCTGCATCAAGGTCTCACCAGCTGAAGATACCCCCATCACCCTCGGCACTGACCTAGTCCACTTCTCAGAGAACCCAATCCTCTACTTGCTCCTGCCTCTTATCTTCGTCAATAAGTGTTCATTTGGGTGCAAAGTGGAGCTCGAGGTGCTGAAGGGGCTCTTGCAGAACCCCCAGCCCATGCTGCTCGGCCTTCTGGGCCAGTTTCTAGTCATGCCCTTCTATGCTTTTCTGATGGCTAAGGTCTTCATGCTGCCCAAGGCCCTGGCTCTGGGCCTCATCATCACTTGCTCGTCGCCCGGCGGCGGGGGGAGCTACCTCTTCAGCCTCCTCCTTGGAGGGGACGTCACTCTGGCCATCTCTATGACTTTCATCTCAACGGTGGCTGCCACTGGCTTCCTGCCGCTGTCCTCAGCCATCTACAGTCGCCTGCTCAGCATCCATGAAACACTCCATGTGCCCGTTTCCAAGATCCTGGGGACCCTGCTGTTCATTGCCATCCCCATTGCAG from Bos mutus isolate GX-2022 chromosome X, NWIPB_WYAK_1.1, whole genome shotgun sequence encodes:
- the SLC10A3 gene encoding P3 protein produces the protein MVFRSGEGHSLQWPGPEGGTGCTGPQSMLRATLLLVSLLWGARGTASASLSPALGHPMPLTRGRYLSIGDGSVMEFEFPEESEGIIVITSQYPGQGNGTGPSPMLRVTSLDPEVLTIKNVSSIALGSGGSFVVSIRSGLPGIAPLHIQLTDPREAPPRLIEERRDFCIKVSPAEDTPITLGTDLVHFSENPILYLLLPLIFVNKCSFGCKVELEVLKGLLQNPQPMLLGLLGQFLVMPFYAFLMAKVFMLPKALALGLIITCSSPGGGGSYLFSLLLGGDVTLAISMTFISTVAATGFLPLSSAIYSRLLSIHETLHVPVSKILGTLLFIAIPIAAGVVIKSKLPKFSQLLLHVIKPFSFVLLLGGLFLAYRMGVFILAGVRLPIVLVGFTVPLVGLLVGYGLATCLKLPVAQRRTVSIEVGVQNSLLALAMLQLSLRRLQADYASQAPFLVALSGTSEMLALVIGHFIYSSVCAVP